In Candidatus Synechococcus calcipolaris G9, a genomic segment contains:
- a CDS encoding WbqC family protein — MKVVILQSNYIPWKGYFDLINDADFFCFLDEVQYTKNDWRNRNKLYSKNGIFWLTIPINKKSVNLKISEVTLEDFHWQEKHFKTIIHTYCKSPQFNEIIYFLEDIYLKHKWNFLSDLNQYIIMKICKYSKITTQFADSRHFSLELDRVDRLISIIKQVGGTEYISGIAAKKYLDGQEEKFSQNNIKLIYKAYGPYKQYFQNLPIFENFVSIIDTLMFVPQSDILKYIVSEN; from the coding sequence ATGAAAGTAGTAATTTTACAGTCAAATTACATACCTTGGAAAGGCTACTTTGATTTAATAAATGACGCCGATTTTTTTTGTTTTTTAGATGAAGTTCAATATACAAAAAATGATTGGCGAAATAGAAATAAATTGTATTCTAAAAACGGTATTTTTTGGTTAACCATTCCTATTAATAAAAAATCAGTAAATCTAAAAATAAGTGAAGTTACATTAGAAGATTTTCATTGGCAAGAGAAACACTTCAAAACCATCATTCATACTTATTGTAAGTCACCACAATTTAATGAAATAATTTATTTCCTTGAAGATATTTACCTAAAGCATAAATGGAACTTTCTTTCAGACTTAAATCAATATATTATTATGAAAATATGTAAGTATTCTAAAATAACTACTCAATTTGCTGATTCTCGTCATTTTTCTTTAGAATTAGATAGAGTTGACCGATTAATCTCAATCATTAAACAAGTTGGAGGAACTGAGTATATTTCAGGAATTGCAGCTAAAAAATATTTAGATGGTCAAGAAGAAAAATTTAGTCAAAACAATATTAAGCTAATTTACAAAGCTTATGGTCCTTACAAGCAATATTTTCAAAATCTACCTATCTTTGAAAATTTTGTAAGTATTATAGATACTTTAATGTTTGTCCCACAGTCAGATATTCTTAAATATATCGTTTCTGAAAATTGA